In a genomic window of Bemisia tabaci chromosome 1, PGI_BMITA_v3:
- the LOC109043168 gene encoding uncharacterized protein isoform X2: protein MGNSGSSQLHSEVGHQAWASFPRAGPLGASQSQGLGGPGPSLGPHFKVLPERVPGQRLRVTDNGAILRNCGTISGRRHYQLQLPVRCRSSSQGRYEPDPNARVVYGSEPDLRFPNREYPSYTNESPAKLRISRSRKKYKAPPAPQTNGLDSSSPDSYQHWENSGNSSEVTAPVRRLRLFKTRAETSKKVRGGPEGESTHSQDASLRQSSAHNHRPPHIGQLQRSLSSPQFQVQHKAELMKATERIRMQKGVREPPVGRAAESPSSSPILRSRENIVTQRPLSRNSVDSNKKPVSKQSEKEMRPRTKIEDKKALENKQPPSKERLVKKESTKTRPTEPRVRGEGSTGRESTPEIIPRNKHNADGKSWDIIPTTKPMAPVKTFYFGMDGTGVPPTDYLRESEAVEKFAASLQTSLPANLSNETSNSESISSEHAGDESGGENNGISLQLRPTLPRKQLDIPRFSPTAAWRLLSALESPVQSEEDDLVMLEERIPLPAPLHHHEKSGDSGISGDASPHSTHNSQAAWTPQQDLEETSSDGGLESAPVSPESLGTAKFSPRFSLSLPRDDRLSLYVKPDKMGYSDSHQPSSLHSLKKLRRSVSGAFGRSVNSNNLSHDSNLNENWVLSRSVPSSLNHRWSDSSPENEDDLLLSSLTKQPSFSYLATGGHVMYLPGQLPEINPISVSTIKNSEPSSLQHNEPQSMSKSCDALNSKESAPCNPPRFRTGRKFTFQSTVRQIERRRIAEKLSKEAEQKERQRLSELEAMRRVEEEFQRKREREKADIRHQLRLYSLTQGGREAKEATGVNLPPPPSTQILSEFREPRRDYRDYRPSRSDAESAHSDSGVKKATVHPQVVYQMPKTTQVYVTPRLHANHSGDVEMPSPKSSSSDNYRRNFAQGALPHSLASSDSEISQPNTRPTSRNLVYRSRSVSPQADEMNNCISPILNNGIIPEEDEKKVQPSNEGRPQPLPRLGVTSLQPFVRGKSYRPIVFNPSNSNVAQIAS, encoded by the exons gtgcGATGCCGAAGCTCGAGCCAAGGGCGGTATGAACCGGATCCCAACGCCCGGGTCGTCTACGGAAGTGAACCGGATTTGCGGTTTCCCAACCGGGAATATCCCTCCTACACTAACGAAAGTCCTGCCAAACTCAGGATTTCTCGGTCTAGGAAGAAGTACAAAGCACCACCGGCACCTCAAACCAATGGA TTGGATAGCTCTTCTCCCGACTCGTACCAACATTGGGAAAACAGTGGAAATAGTTCTGAGGTAACGGCTCCAGTTCGGAGGCTACGCCTGTTCAAGACAAGAGCTGAAACCAGCAAGAAAGTTCGCGGAGGCCCGGAAGGAGAGAGCACTCATAGTCAAGATGCCTCCCTGCGACAGTCTTCTGCTCATAATCACAGACCTCCACACATCGGCCAATTGCAGAGAAGTCTGTCGTCACCTCAGTTCCAGGTGCAACACAAG gcTGAATTAATGAAAGCAACCGAAAGAATTAGGATGCAAAAAGGTGTTCGTGAGCCACCAGTCGGAAGAGCAGCTGAATCGCCATCGTCCTCTCCCATTTTACGTTCACGTGAAAATATTGTAACTCAGCGACCATTATCAAGGAATAGTGTTGATTCCAATAAAAAACCTGTAAGCAAACAATCAGAAAAAGAAATGAGGCCCAGAACAAAAATTGAGGACAAGAAAGCATTAGAGAACAAACAACCTCCCTCGAAAGAACGACTGGTGAAAAAGGAATCAACTAAAACAAGACCAACAGAGCCAAGGGTACGCGGAGAGGGGTCCACCGGTCGTGAATCCACTCCAGAGATCATACCAAGGAACAAGCATAATGCAGATGGAAAATCATGGGACAT AATACCTACAacaaaaccaatggcaccagtGAAAACTTTCTATTTTGGTATGGACGGAACTGGAGTTCCACCCACTGACTACTTGCGAGAGAGTGAGGCTGTAGAAAAATTTGCTGCAAGTTTGCAAACATCTTTACCCGCAAACTTAAGCAATGAAACATCAAACTCTGAAAGCATCAGCAGTGAACATGCAGGAGATGAG agtggTGGTGAAAACAATGGAATCTCCTTGCAACTTCGACCAACTTTACCTAGGAAGCAGTTAGACATACCAAGATTTAGTCCAACAGCTGCCTGGAGATTGTTGTCAGCTCTGGAGTCACCAGTGCAAAGTGAGGAAGATGACCTCGTAATGTTGGAGGAGCGAATCCCTTTGCCGGCCCCACTGCACCATCATGAAAAATCGGGAGACAGTGGTATAAGTGGTGATGCCAGTCCTCATTCCACTCATAACTCTCAG GCTGCATGGACACCTCAACAGGATTTGGAAGAAACCAGTTCCGATGGAGGTCTTGAATCAGCTCCAGTCTCGCCAGAGAGCCTGGGAACAGCCAAATTCTCTCCTCGGTTTTCCTTGTCATTACCAAGAGATGATAGACTATCATTGTATGTCAAACCAGACAAG ATGGGATACAGTGATAGCCATCAGCCCTCAAGTCTTCATAGTCTGAAAAAACTCCGACGGTCCGTCAGTGGAGCATTTGGAAGAAGTGTAAATAGCAACAATCTGTCTCATGATAGTAATTTGAATGAGAATTGGGTTTTGAGTAGAAGTGTGCCAAGTTCATTGAATCATCGATGGAGTGATTCTTCTCCAGAAAat gagGATGATCTACTTTTAAGTTCTCTTACGAAGCAGCCATCATTTTCATATTTAGCAACTGGAGGCCATGTTATGTATCTTCCTGGACAATTACCAGAAATTAATCCAATAAGTGTTTCGACTATTAAGAATTCTGAACC GAGCTCCTTACAACATAATGAGCCTCAGTCAATGTCAAAATCCTGCGATGCATTGAACAGTAAGGAAAGTGCTCCCTGCAATCCTCCTAGGTTTAGAACTGGTCGTAAATTCACTTTCCAAAGTACAGTGCGTCAAATTGAGAGGCGACGCATAGCTGAGAAACTATCAAAGGAGGCTGAGCAAAAAG AGCGACAAAGACTGAGTGAATTGGAGGCCATGAGAAGAGTAGAGGAAGAATTCCAAAGAAAACGAGAAAGGGAGAAAGCTGACATCAGGCATCAGTTACGGCTCTACAGCCTTACTCAAGGAGGAAGAGAGGCCAAAGAAGCTACGGGTGTCAATTTACCACCACCACCATCCACACAAATTCTCTCGGAATTTCGTGAGCCCAGGAGAGATTATAGAGACTACAGACCATCCAG gagtgatgCTGAGTCTGCGCATTCCGATTCAGGAGTCAAAAAGGCCACCGTTCATCCTCAAGTTGTTTACCAAATGCCAAAAACAACTCAGGTGTATGTCACACCACGCCTTCATGCCAATCACTCAG GTGATGTTGAAATGCCCTCTCCTAAATCGTCATCATCCGATAACTATCGACGAAACTTTGCCCAAGGTGCTCTACCTCACTCTCTGGCCAGTTCAGATTCTGAAATTTCCCAACCCAATACCCGGCCAACTTCCCGGAATCTGGTCTACCGCAGCAG atCAGTGAGTCCTCAAGCTGATGAAATGAATAACTGTATCAGTCCTATATTGAACAATGGGATCATACcagaagaagacgaaaaaaaagTGCAGCCT AGCAATGAAGGGAGACCACAGCCATTACCCCGTCTTGGTGTAACATCTTTGCAGCCATTTGTTCGAGGCAAATCTTATCGTCCGATTGTCTTTAATCCGTCAAATAGTAATGTTGCTCAAATCGCTAGTTAA
- the LOC109043168 gene encoding uncharacterized protein isoform X1 encodes MGNSGSSQLHSEVGHQAWASFPRAGPLGASQSQGLGGPGPSLGPHFKVLPERVPGQRLRVTDNGAILRNCGTISGRRHYQLQLPVRCRSSSQGRYEPDPNARVVYGSEPDLRFPNREYPSYTNESPAKLRISRSRKKYKAPPAPQTNGQLDSSSPDSYQHWENSGNSSEVTAPVRRLRLFKTRAETSKKVRGGPEGESTHSQDASLRQSSAHNHRPPHIGQLQRSLSSPQFQVQHKAELMKATERIRMQKGVREPPVGRAAESPSSSPILRSRENIVTQRPLSRNSVDSNKKPVSKQSEKEMRPRTKIEDKKALENKQPPSKERLVKKESTKTRPTEPRVRGEGSTGRESTPEIIPRNKHNADGKSWDIIPTTKPMAPVKTFYFGMDGTGVPPTDYLRESEAVEKFAASLQTSLPANLSNETSNSESISSEHAGDESGGENNGISLQLRPTLPRKQLDIPRFSPTAAWRLLSALESPVQSEEDDLVMLEERIPLPAPLHHHEKSGDSGISGDASPHSTHNSQAAWTPQQDLEETSSDGGLESAPVSPESLGTAKFSPRFSLSLPRDDRLSLYVKPDKMGYSDSHQPSSLHSLKKLRRSVSGAFGRSVNSNNLSHDSNLNENWVLSRSVPSSLNHRWSDSSPENEDDLLLSSLTKQPSFSYLATGGHVMYLPGQLPEINPISVSTIKNSEPSSLQHNEPQSMSKSCDALNSKESAPCNPPRFRTGRKFTFQSTVRQIERRRIAEKLSKEAEQKERQRLSELEAMRRVEEEFQRKREREKADIRHQLRLYSLTQGGREAKEATGVNLPPPPSTQILSEFREPRRDYRDYRPSRSDAESAHSDSGVKKATVHPQVVYQMPKTTQVYVTPRLHANHSGDVEMPSPKSSSSDNYRRNFAQGALPHSLASSDSEISQPNTRPTSRNLVYRSRSVSPQADEMNNCISPILNNGIIPEEDEKKVQPSNEGRPQPLPRLGVTSLQPFVRGKSYRPIVFNPSNSNVAQIAS; translated from the exons gtgcGATGCCGAAGCTCGAGCCAAGGGCGGTATGAACCGGATCCCAACGCCCGGGTCGTCTACGGAAGTGAACCGGATTTGCGGTTTCCCAACCGGGAATATCCCTCCTACACTAACGAAAGTCCTGCCAAACTCAGGATTTCTCGGTCTAGGAAGAAGTACAAAGCACCACCGGCACCTCAAACCAATGGA CAGTTGGATAGCTCTTCTCCCGACTCGTACCAACATTGGGAAAACAGTGGAAATAGTTCTGAGGTAACGGCTCCAGTTCGGAGGCTACGCCTGTTCAAGACAAGAGCTGAAACCAGCAAGAAAGTTCGCGGAGGCCCGGAAGGAGAGAGCACTCATAGTCAAGATGCCTCCCTGCGACAGTCTTCTGCTCATAATCACAGACCTCCACACATCGGCCAATTGCAGAGAAGTCTGTCGTCACCTCAGTTCCAGGTGCAACACAAG gcTGAATTAATGAAAGCAACCGAAAGAATTAGGATGCAAAAAGGTGTTCGTGAGCCACCAGTCGGAAGAGCAGCTGAATCGCCATCGTCCTCTCCCATTTTACGTTCACGTGAAAATATTGTAACTCAGCGACCATTATCAAGGAATAGTGTTGATTCCAATAAAAAACCTGTAAGCAAACAATCAGAAAAAGAAATGAGGCCCAGAACAAAAATTGAGGACAAGAAAGCATTAGAGAACAAACAACCTCCCTCGAAAGAACGACTGGTGAAAAAGGAATCAACTAAAACAAGACCAACAGAGCCAAGGGTACGCGGAGAGGGGTCCACCGGTCGTGAATCCACTCCAGAGATCATACCAAGGAACAAGCATAATGCAGATGGAAAATCATGGGACAT AATACCTACAacaaaaccaatggcaccagtGAAAACTTTCTATTTTGGTATGGACGGAACTGGAGTTCCACCCACTGACTACTTGCGAGAGAGTGAGGCTGTAGAAAAATTTGCTGCAAGTTTGCAAACATCTTTACCCGCAAACTTAAGCAATGAAACATCAAACTCTGAAAGCATCAGCAGTGAACATGCAGGAGATGAG agtggTGGTGAAAACAATGGAATCTCCTTGCAACTTCGACCAACTTTACCTAGGAAGCAGTTAGACATACCAAGATTTAGTCCAACAGCTGCCTGGAGATTGTTGTCAGCTCTGGAGTCACCAGTGCAAAGTGAGGAAGATGACCTCGTAATGTTGGAGGAGCGAATCCCTTTGCCGGCCCCACTGCACCATCATGAAAAATCGGGAGACAGTGGTATAAGTGGTGATGCCAGTCCTCATTCCACTCATAACTCTCAG GCTGCATGGACACCTCAACAGGATTTGGAAGAAACCAGTTCCGATGGAGGTCTTGAATCAGCTCCAGTCTCGCCAGAGAGCCTGGGAACAGCCAAATTCTCTCCTCGGTTTTCCTTGTCATTACCAAGAGATGATAGACTATCATTGTATGTCAAACCAGACAAG ATGGGATACAGTGATAGCCATCAGCCCTCAAGTCTTCATAGTCTGAAAAAACTCCGACGGTCCGTCAGTGGAGCATTTGGAAGAAGTGTAAATAGCAACAATCTGTCTCATGATAGTAATTTGAATGAGAATTGGGTTTTGAGTAGAAGTGTGCCAAGTTCATTGAATCATCGATGGAGTGATTCTTCTCCAGAAAat gagGATGATCTACTTTTAAGTTCTCTTACGAAGCAGCCATCATTTTCATATTTAGCAACTGGAGGCCATGTTATGTATCTTCCTGGACAATTACCAGAAATTAATCCAATAAGTGTTTCGACTATTAAGAATTCTGAACC GAGCTCCTTACAACATAATGAGCCTCAGTCAATGTCAAAATCCTGCGATGCATTGAACAGTAAGGAAAGTGCTCCCTGCAATCCTCCTAGGTTTAGAACTGGTCGTAAATTCACTTTCCAAAGTACAGTGCGTCAAATTGAGAGGCGACGCATAGCTGAGAAACTATCAAAGGAGGCTGAGCAAAAAG AGCGACAAAGACTGAGTGAATTGGAGGCCATGAGAAGAGTAGAGGAAGAATTCCAAAGAAAACGAGAAAGGGAGAAAGCTGACATCAGGCATCAGTTACGGCTCTACAGCCTTACTCAAGGAGGAAGAGAGGCCAAAGAAGCTACGGGTGTCAATTTACCACCACCACCATCCACACAAATTCTCTCGGAATTTCGTGAGCCCAGGAGAGATTATAGAGACTACAGACCATCCAG gagtgatgCTGAGTCTGCGCATTCCGATTCAGGAGTCAAAAAGGCCACCGTTCATCCTCAAGTTGTTTACCAAATGCCAAAAACAACTCAGGTGTATGTCACACCACGCCTTCATGCCAATCACTCAG GTGATGTTGAAATGCCCTCTCCTAAATCGTCATCATCCGATAACTATCGACGAAACTTTGCCCAAGGTGCTCTACCTCACTCTCTGGCCAGTTCAGATTCTGAAATTTCCCAACCCAATACCCGGCCAACTTCCCGGAATCTGGTCTACCGCAGCAG atCAGTGAGTCCTCAAGCTGATGAAATGAATAACTGTATCAGTCCTATATTGAACAATGGGATCATACcagaagaagacgaaaaaaaagTGCAGCCT AGCAATGAAGGGAGACCACAGCCATTACCCCGTCTTGGTGTAACATCTTTGCAGCCATTTGTTCGAGGCAAATCTTATCGTCCGATTGTCTTTAATCCGTCAAATAGTAATGTTGCTCAAATCGCTAGTTAA